Proteins encoded within one genomic window of Aquarana catesbeiana isolate 2022-GZ linkage group LG03, ASM4218655v1, whole genome shotgun sequence:
- the LOC141131681 gene encoding regenerating islet-derived protein 4-like, with protein MRPSISLALLGLLVIVVSVSEAAPRSSCPPGWFFYKAYCYGYFRFPLTWSEAEFECVSYGHGAHLASILDDAEASIIASHASSYAKTVDIWIGLHDPEQNRRWKWADGSMYNYRSWKTGEPNNLQNAEYCGELTKETNYRQWNDTPCNTQNNFVCKYKP; from the exons ATGAGACCCTCCATTTCTCTTGCCCTTTTGGGCCTTCTGGTTATTGTTGTGTCCGTGTCAGAAG CTGCGCCTCGATCCTCTTGTCCACCCGGATGGTTCTTCTACAAGGCTTACTGCTATGGTTACTTCAGATTCCCCCTGACCTGGTCCGAAGCTGAG tTTGAATGTGTCAGTTATGGTCATGGTGCACACTTAGCCTCCATCTTAGATGACGCAGAAGCATCCATTATTGCAAGCCACGCGAGTTCTTACGCCAAAACTGTAGACATTTGGATTGGACTTCATGACCCAGAGCAG AATCGCCGCTGGAAGTGGGCTGATGGCTCTATGTATAATTATCGTAGTTGGAAGACTGGTGAGCCCAACAATCTGCAAAATGCTGAATACTGCGGAGAGCTGACCAAGGAAACAA ATTACCGCCAGTGGAACGACACTCCATGTAATACACAAAACAACTTTGTATGCAAATATAAACCGTAA